The Panicum virgatum strain AP13 chromosome 6K, P.virgatum_v5, whole genome shotgun sequence nucleotide sequence TACGAGTGATCTCGCAACTCGAGTCGACGACCCTCTAGGACTATCGAACTTTTGCTCTCTATATAAGAATCTAGTGCTATAAACTTATCTATCATAATCCTCTTGAGAGACCCTAATTAGCCCTTTATTACAAGTCTTAAACAAGATCATGTGTTGTTGACTTCGGTTGTTGGCTCTTCGCTTGATCTTTGTGGCCTCAACATGGGAAGGCATGACCATAGCACAAGAATAATCGTGACAAACATGGCTCTTTCAACATGACGAGTTTTTATATCGGGGAACCCCGGGACCAAATGTGTCCACGCGGTTAGAGTCACGGAAATCTCGTCTCAATCAATAATAATCAAACTTTTTTTGACCCTTTATGTTTCTTGTACAAAACGGCAGCTTGTTGACATTTATCCTCCATGTGCTGAAAGTTAGAAAAGTATAATATAATAATTTCGTATCTTCATCATCATAGAACAAGATTACTACTAGAAGGCTAGCTTATCGTGTACCTCCTTTCAATGTTATATTTTTCAACGTTAGAGGCGTAATAAATCTATGGAGATGGTATGGGCACATCATATATTGTGCAAGCTAAGGGTATCACAAATCTCATGAGGTTCTGTTTGGATCCAAATACTAATGTGTGAAAGTgttaaactttagcactagcttcTCCAAACACGAGTGCTAATGAGGTAGACTAAACTTCAGTCAAGACTTGAAAACTTTAGCACGTGCATAAATGCTAATATGTGCTAGAGTTTAGCATTTAACTTTATTATCTCCTCCAACCAGACCGACCCTGAATCCATCAAATCAAACCATTCTCGACATATCTCACGGCCAAATTAATATTTTTCTCCTACCCTCGTTACGTGAAAGTTGAGGGCGGTAATAttatatattttattatttacGGTCGTTTTCTTTTGGGGGGGATGAATTAGGGAGGACGTACGTTGTTGTCCGTTCGCCACTTGTCACTTGTCAGCTTcggctgccgccgcctgccgggCGGATGCCTTGCAGCTAACTCTTCGGATAGGCTCTTCCCCGTGTCACCGTTTGTCGAAAAATCGAAATCGTGAGCCTTGCATTGCTTGCCAGGGGTCTCTATTCCAACGGCTTTCCTAAGGCTCTGTAGGTACGTACGCTTTCGATTTGACTAGCTAGGAAGAACACGTGTTATTACGTACTATAACTTATATTACCATTTTGCACGTGTTATTacgaagctagctagctagccaggAAGCTGTTTCAAATTCGAACTGACGTACGTAGCCAATGCAACTAGCCTTTTGAAAAATCGTGAGAGATTgtgtcagcggcggcggcacataGCTAGACAAAGCCGATCGatcgacctgcacatcagtgtCATACATGTCGTGTCCTGTTTATTTCAGGCTTATTATagtagatgcatgcatgcatgcattgcaCCGAGCAGTGGGAGGCCGGGTACCGTAATTTTGGTTGCAGACGGCTCGATCATAAGCTCGCGAGATTACAATTCCAGGCGAGATAGATGATGTGTCCAATTCAAACTCTAGCAGTGTAGCTGTTCCTGCCTAACAAACGTCGTAAACTATATGTCGCTCTGCATATATATGGAAAATTAAACGTTGACTTTGATCGAGCGACACTCCAAAGATGTCGTTCttgttgatttttttaatgAATAGCCAACAACCTTGATGGTTTTAGCTTTTTTTATTATCAAGTGGCCGGCAGTGTTTTTAGTATAATATTATATTTCCCATCATCCTACCAAGTAGGAGTAGACAATAAACTCATTGGCCCTGGACCCTGATTATGGTAGTATGGTACCTGGTTATTATCATCTGGCACTTGCATTCAAACAAAACAGTTAAGAAAAGTCAGTACGCACTCGATCTGCTTGCATGTAGTGCGATTGTGCGAACACCTTAAACTAAAGATTAATATGTTCCTTTATTTGGGGTTAGATGTTATGTTTCTTACTAGAAGAATCCACAGaatttctgttttttttgttgGTGTGTAACTCATGTTAGGGCTAGTAATTATAaagatcactactacaaaaaaaactTAATCGAGGTGGGCAAAAGtgtttaaccgaggcgggcatgcCAACCGCCTTGTCCGCAAGGTCACGGTAAAacctattaaccgaggcggttttgctgcccgcctcggttaatcaaataaaaaaattaaaaaaagaaaaaaaatctgccGAGCCCATCACGAGCCCATCTGCCGTGCTCATGATGATCCTTAGCTTGTGTATTAGTAGATGGAGGAAGTATCCGTGTGTCATTTGAGATCATTTCCCCATAATAAATAGGAAAAAGACTTTTATATTCTGAaatgaagagagccacaaatgAAATTCAACGCAACTGCCTATAGGGATCGATGGAGCCACGATTTAGACACATGCAAGGGGCCAATAATCCGATAACAACCATATACATGACGTACTACTTATTATGACTTCACTAGAGTATAGATAAAAAGAAAATCAACATATGGCGTGCAATACAAAAGAAAGCTAATTGTCTACTAATTAGCACATCAAAATATTAATTTGATGATTCCATCATAACTTTGATTTGAAGTCAATACCATTTCAATATGTACATTATTCCCTTCACTCCAATTGCTATGATCACTGTGGTTTTGTCATAAGTTAAACTTATCTAACTTTGATTAAGTTTATCACAAAAGATACCCATACCTACAACATCAATTTAGTTTTGTTAAATTCATAACAAATGTGTGTATTGCTATTTATTTGGTATTTGAGAATTAACATACTTTTCtatataaacttggtcaaaatTAGAGAGATTTGACTTGGGATAAAACTGATCGAGGTGACCAGTAATTTGGAAGGGATGGACTATGTAACTTCGTAGAAgtctagaagaagaagaaaaactatTATATTTTGAAATGAAGAGAGCTAGCCACAAACGAAAACGTTCAACGAACCCAACTGCATGCCCGTGTGTCTATAAATACCTCTCCTGCGCTCCAAGCTTCCAACACACAGCAGCCATTTACGCATCAATCATGGCACGAACACCCATGATCGCCTTGCACCTTCTCGTCGCCCTTTGCATCCTCTCCAGCGTAAGAACATCCTCTTCAGCTCCCAGCGATGTGGACGGATTCATCGGCTGCCTCTCCGCGGCCATTCCGCCTTCCCTCATCCACACCCCAGCGACCAACTCCTACTCTTCGCTCCTGCTGGCCTCCGTCCGGAACCTCCGCTACGTCTTGCCGGGCACCACGAGGCCGCTCCTGATCGTCGCGGTCACCGAGCCCGCCCATGTGCAGGCCACCGTGGtctgcggccgccgccacagcgTCCGCATCCGCACGCGCAGCGGCGGCCACGACTACGAGGGCCTCTCCTACGCCTCCGTCGACCCCGACCAGCACTTCGCCGTGCTCGACCTCGGCGAGCTCCGCGCGATCAGCATCGACGCCTCGAGATCCGAGGCCTGGGTCGGGTCAGGCGCGACGCTCGGCGAGCTCtactacgccgccgccgccgctaaccAGACGTTCGGGTTCCCCGCCGGCAACTGCCCcaccgtcggcgtcggcggccaccTGAGCGGCGGCGGGTTCGGCGCGCTGTCACGCAAGTACGGCCTCTCCGCCGACCAAGTCATCGacgcggtggtggtggacgcCGAGGGGAGGCTGCTGAACCGAAGCACCATGGGGAAGGACCTCTTCTGGGccatccgcggcggcggcggcgagagcttCGGCGTCGTCCTGTCCTGGAAGGTCCGGCTGGTGGCCGTGCCGGAGACCGTCACCGTGTTCAGCATCCGCCGGCTGCGGAACGAGTCCGCCGTCGACCTCATCACCAAGTGGCAGGCGATCTCGCCGGCGCTCCCCCGGGACCTCTACCTCCGCGTGCTGGTGCAGAACCAGCAGGCCAACTTCATCGCCCTGTTCCTCGGCCGGTGCGGCGGCCTCGTCGACACCATGCGAGCCCGCTTCCCGGAGCTCGGGATGACGGAGCAGGACTGCCAGGAGATGAGCTGGGTCAAGTCCaccgtcttcttcttctacaACACCGCCGACAGGCCGGCCGAGGTGCTCCTGGACCGGCGCAACGCCAACTACTACCTCAAGGTGAAGTCCGACCACGTCGCGGAGCCCATCCCGGGGGAGGCGCTGGAGAGCATCTGGACCaagtggctggagaagccggaGGCGGCGCTGATCATGCTTGACCCCTACGGCGGCCGGATGCGCAGCATCCCGCCGTCGGCGACGCCATTCCCGCACCGGGACTACCTCTACCAGTTCCAGTTCTTCTCCTTCTGGTTCGAGAacgggacggcggcgctggagcggcgGCTGAGCTGGGTGAGGGGGGTGTACGAGGACCTGACGCCGTACGTGTCCAAGAACCCCAGGGCTGTGTACGTGAACTACAGGGACCTGGACATCGGGACCAACGAGCTGGAGGGGAACGTGACCAGCTACGccaaggctagggtttggggggagAAGTACTTCAAGGGCAACTTCAAGAGGTTGGCGGCGGTGAAGAGCATGGTGGATCCTGACGACTTCTTCCGGAACGAGCAGAGCATCCCTCCTCTTCCTGCTGCGAAACGGTAGAGAGAGCTCCGATAGATCCATGCGTTTGATCTATCATCATCCGTGCATGTGTG carries:
- the LOC120712913 gene encoding berberine bridge enzyme-like Cyn d 4, whose translation is MKRASHKRKRSTNPTACPCVYKYLSCAPSFQHTAAIYASIMARTPMIALHLLVALCILSSVRTSSSAPSDVDGFIGCLSAAIPPSLIHTPATNSYSSLLLASVRNLRYVLPGTTRPLLIVAVTEPAHVQATVVCGRRHSVRIRTRSGGHDYEGLSYASVDPDQHFAVLDLGELRAISIDASRSEAWVGSGATLGELYYAAAAANQTFGFPAGNCPTVGVGGHLSGGGFGALSRKYGLSADQVIDAVVVDAEGRLLNRSTMGKDLFWAIRGGGGESFGVVLSWKVRLVAVPETVTVFSIRRLRNESAVDLITKWQAISPALPRDLYLRVLVQNQQANFIALFLGRCGGLVDTMRARFPELGMTEQDCQEMSWVKSTVFFFYNTADRPAEVLLDRRNANYYLKVKSDHVAEPIPGEALESIWTKWLEKPEAALIMLDPYGGRMRSIPPSATPFPHRDYLYQFQFFSFWFENGTAALERRLSWVRGVYEDLTPYVSKNPRAVYVNYRDLDIGTNELEGNVTSYAKARVWGEKYFKGNFKRLAAVKSMVDPDDFFRNEQSIPPLPAAKR